A genomic window from Pseudomonadales bacterium includes:
- a CDS encoding arginase family protein translates to MRFRLRSLIALAAAMVGFTAPAHSATSADVVRVGIIINPYAGDRAGPEQDEDAAAMLRGGLPELIVAAGARIEDIQTVKLLAEDEKAYGRWNRFGLASGHLAGMASANEAAGVLNLGLYNNCGSLMGMLGGLRHSAPTPLRVGLVWIDAHGDYNTPETSLSGMLGGMPVAIAAGDGLSRMREQAGLEVPLPKENIIMVGVRDTDPLEQARIEADGIPQVSTEDVRSLSANLHGQMKRLSEISDIVYVHVDLDVLDPAEVSGHPLTVPNGPTGAELGEAIRVMFEYPKTHALGIASYPHTDDPGQLTLKAVHRMVEGAIRGLQNRATSPSAD, encoded by the coding sequence ATGAGATTCAGACTCCGCTCCCTGATCGCGCTCGCTGCAGCCATGGTCGGTTTCACCGCACCCGCTCATTCAGCCACATCCGCAGACGTGGTGCGGGTCGGCATCATCATCAACCCTTATGCCGGTGACAGAGCCGGTCCGGAGCAGGATGAGGATGCAGCAGCCATGCTGCGCGGAGGATTGCCGGAACTGATCGTCGCTGCGGGCGCCCGGATCGAGGATATCCAGACGGTAAAGCTTCTCGCTGAAGACGAAAAGGCCTACGGCCGCTGGAACCGGTTCGGTCTGGCGAGCGGACACCTGGCCGGTATGGCGAGTGCCAACGAAGCCGCGGGTGTTCTCAATCTGGGACTGTACAACAACTGCGGCTCGCTGATGGGCATGCTCGGTGGATTGCGCCACTCAGCACCCACACCCCTGCGGGTGGGTCTGGTGTGGATAGACGCCCACGGAGATTACAACACCCCGGAAACCTCCCTCTCCGGCATGCTCGGTGGAATGCCGGTTGCCATCGCGGCGGGTGATGGGCTGAGCAGAATGCGCGAACAGGCGGGACTCGAAGTACCTCTGCCCAAGGAGAACATCATCATGGTGGGTGTGCGGGATACGGACCCGCTGGAACAGGCGCGTATCGAAGCGGATGGCATTCCCCAGGTGAGCACCGAGGATGTGCGAAGTCTCTCTGCAAATCTGCACGGACAGATGAAACGCTTAAGCGAAATATCCGATATCGTGTACGTGCACGTTGATCTCGATGTGCTGGATCCCGCCGAGGTCTCCGGTCATCCCCTGACCGTGCCGAATGGGCCTACCGGCGCCGAGCTCGGTGAAGCCATCCGGGTCATGTTCGAGTATCCGAAAACCCACGCTCTGGGCATCGCCTCCTACCCGCACACCGACGATCCGGGTCAGCTGACCCTGAAGGCCGTTCACCGCATGGTTGAGGGCGCGATTCGAGGACTCCAGAACCGGGCAACTTCGCCCTCTGCAGACTGA
- a CDS encoding nitroreductase family protein: protein MSSNSEADRVPATPLYDAMSTLRAVRRLKPDPLPDPVLGRILQAAAFAPSGGNVQPWRVLVVRDEGLRRGLGDLYRPEWGRYAAGARQGLEQMTGEAKEKQVRMLAAADHLGEHFGDAPVILVFCFNPQIMAITDAELGRPSVVGGGSVYPAVQNAMLACRAEGVGCTLTTLLCFREAEVRALLGIPDPWYTCAFIPIGYPVGRGHGPISRRPVSKLAYLDSWGSAYPTA from the coding sequence GTGAGCTCCAATTCAGAAGCTGACCGCGTTCCCGCCACGCCACTCTACGATGCCATGAGCACCCTGCGCGCCGTGCGCCGGCTCAAACCGGATCCGTTACCCGACCCGGTGCTGGGACGGATTCTGCAGGCGGCAGCCTTCGCGCCCAGCGGCGGTAATGTACAGCCCTGGCGGGTGCTTGTGGTGAGAGACGAGGGTCTACGCCGGGGTCTGGGTGATCTGTATCGCCCTGAATGGGGCCGGTATGCGGCAGGCGCCCGCCAGGGGCTCGAACAGATGACCGGTGAGGCCAAAGAAAAGCAGGTACGAATGCTGGCAGCCGCAGACCATCTCGGTGAACACTTCGGTGACGCTCCCGTGATTCTGGTGTTCTGTTTCAATCCCCAGATCATGGCCATCACGGATGCCGAACTGGGTCGACCCAGCGTGGTGGGCGGTGGATCCGTCTACCCGGCGGTGCAGAACGCCATGCTCGCCTGTCGGGCCGAGGGGGTGGGATGCACCCTGACCACATTGCTGTGTTTCCGCGAAGCAGAGGTCCGGGCACTGCTGGGCATACCCGATCCCTGGTACACCTGTGCGTTCATTCCCATTGGCTATCCCGTGGGACGCGGTCACGGACCCATCAGCCGACGGCCGGTGTCAAAACTCGCCTATCTCGACAGCTGGGGCAGCGCATACCCGACAGCCTGA
- a CDS encoding head GIN domain-containing protein — MRLLRNRLGSRECRHTGMGMIVGAALLAWIAPALAETEVRVVTAFHAVEFAAPGELTLSLSDAESLTLDAAPEVQARILTEVENGVLRIEVAGTSPLRSKAPILIAVGYRKLDRVGVEGSGYLRSGAMASDTLDLKVIGSGRLEIGTFEGQALTAAVAGSGSLHVKALTAQTLSGSASGSGRLFFAGTVATQVVSLSGSGALQALELRSADATINLAGSGSARVWVDDHLNVTLSGSGRVRYRGDPHVRQSITGSGVVRKE; from the coding sequence ATGAGATTACTGCGGAATCGACTCGGGTCGCGCGAGTGCCGCCACACAGGGATGGGCATGATCGTCGGGGCAGCTCTGCTTGCCTGGATAGCTCCGGCGCTGGCGGAAACCGAAGTACGGGTGGTTACAGCATTTCATGCCGTGGAGTTTGCCGCACCCGGCGAGCTGACACTCAGCCTTTCGGACGCTGAATCCCTCACCCTGGATGCGGCCCCCGAGGTGCAGGCCCGCATCCTTACCGAGGTCGAAAACGGTGTGTTGCGGATCGAAGTTGCCGGGACCTCGCCGTTGCGTTCGAAGGCGCCAATCCTGATTGCGGTCGGTTACCGGAAACTCGACCGGGTCGGCGTGGAAGGCAGCGGCTATCTGCGCTCGGGCGCCATGGCCTCAGACACCCTCGATCTCAAGGTCATCGGCTCCGGGCGCCTGGAGATTGGCACATTCGAAGGGCAGGCGCTCACTGCCGCGGTGGCAGGATCCGGCTCATTGCATGTGAAAGCGCTGACCGCACAGACTCTGTCCGGGTCCGCATCCGGATCCGGTCGCCTGTTCTTTGCCGGTACCGTGGCAACCCAGGTGGTCAGTCTTTCCGGCAGCGGCGCCCTGCAGGCTCTGGAACTGCGCAGCGCTGACGCCACCATCAATCTCGCCGGCTCCGGCTCTGCCCGGGTCTGGGTGGACGATCACCTCAATGTCACCCTCAGCGGTTCGGGCAGGGTGCGCTACCGGGGGGATCCGCATGTGCGTCAGTCCATTACCGGGTCTGGTGTAGTACGAAAAGAATAG
- a CDS encoding CoA-acylating methylmalonate-semialdehyde dehydrogenase, translated as MSLEYGHFINGNSVPGSSGRYWEVFNPSLGEVRGRVALASAAELDTAVRSAQAAQQEWAAVNPQRRARVLFKFKALVEADADHLARLLSEEHGKVIADSHGDLQRGLEVIEFACGIPHLLKGEYTEGAGPGIDVYSMRQPVGVAAGITPFNFPAMIPMWMFGPAIACGNAFILKPSEKDPGVPMRLAELMLAAGAPAGLLNVVNGDKEAVDAILTHPGIQAVSFVGSSDIAQYVYATGTAHGKRVQAMGGAKNHGIVMPDADFEQTVRDMVGAAFGSAGERCMALPVAVAVGKGTAERLIERLLPEIEALRVGISTDTDAHYGPVVTAAHRKRVCDYIQMGVDEGAELLVDGRDFSLQGYEQGFFIGPSLFDKVQPAMRSYQEEIFGPVMQILRADSLEAAIELPTRHQYGNGVSIFTRNGGAAREFARRVSVGMVGINVPIPVPVAYHTFGGWKRSAFGDANQHGTEGVRFYTKIKTVTQRWPEGGPAGQSFVIPTMQ; from the coding sequence ATGAGCCTTGAATACGGACACTTCATCAATGGCAACAGCGTGCCAGGCAGCAGCGGTCGCTACTGGGAGGTGTTCAATCCCTCGCTCGGCGAGGTCCGGGGCCGGGTAGCGCTGGCAAGTGCTGCAGAGCTCGATACGGCAGTACGCAGCGCCCAGGCGGCACAGCAGGAATGGGCGGCGGTGAATCCGCAAAGACGCGCCCGGGTACTGTTCAAGTTCAAGGCGCTGGTCGAGGCAGACGCGGATCACCTGGCCCGCCTGCTCTCGGAAGAGCATGGCAAGGTCATTGCGGACTCCCACGGCGACCTGCAGCGTGGCCTCGAGGTGATCGAATTCGCCTGTGGTATTCCACACCTGCTCAAGGGTGAGTACACCGAGGGTGCCGGACCGGGGATCGACGTGTACTCCATGCGTCAGCCGGTGGGCGTGGCGGCGGGTATCACCCCGTTCAACTTTCCGGCGATGATTCCGATGTGGATGTTCGGGCCCGCCATCGCCTGCGGTAACGCCTTCATCCTGAAGCCTTCAGAAAAGGACCCCGGCGTGCCCATGCGACTCGCCGAGCTGATGCTGGCAGCTGGCGCACCGGCCGGACTGCTGAACGTCGTCAATGGTGACAAGGAAGCGGTGGACGCCATCCTCACCCATCCTGGAATCCAGGCGGTGAGCTTCGTGGGCTCTTCAGACATCGCGCAGTATGTTTACGCCACCGGGACTGCCCACGGCAAGCGCGTGCAGGCGATGGGTGGCGCAAAGAATCACGGCATCGTGATGCCGGATGCAGACTTTGAGCAGACGGTCAGGGACATGGTGGGGGCCGCTTTCGGCTCGGCCGGTGAACGCTGCATGGCGCTGCCGGTGGCTGTCGCTGTCGGCAAGGGTACCGCAGAGCGGCTGATCGAACGGCTGCTTCCGGAGATCGAAGCGCTGCGCGTGGGTATTTCCACAGATACTGACGCCCACTATGGTCCCGTGGTGACCGCCGCGCACCGCAAACGCGTCTGTGATTACATTCAGATGGGGGTGGACGAAGGCGCGGAACTGCTGGTCGATGGCCGTGATTTTTCCCTGCAGGGTTACGAGCAGGGCTTTTTCATCGGACCCAGCCTGTTCGATAAAGTACAGCCAGCCATGCGCAGCTATCAGGAGGAGATATTCGGGCCGGTCATGCAGATCCTTCGCGCCGATTCACTCGAAGCTGCCATCGAACTGCCTACCAGACACCAGTACGGCAACGGTGTCTCCATATTTACCCGCAATGGCGGCGCTGCGCGGGAATTTGCCCGGAGGGTGAGTGTCGGTATGGTGGGAATCAACGTGCCGATACCGGTGCCGGTCGCCTATCACACCTTTGGTGGCTGGAAGCGCTCTGCTTTCGGCGACGCCAACCAGCACGGCACCGAAGGCGTGCGCTTCTACACGAAGATCAAAACCGTTACACAGCGCTGGCCGGAGGGTGGTCCTGCCGGTCAGAGCTTCGTGATCCCCACCATGCAATAG
- a CDS encoding acyl-CoA dehydrogenase family protein, with product MDYRLSEEQRAVQDLAERFTADAITPHAARWDAEHLFPRDTIREAAALGFGSIYLEESVGGIGLGRLEAALIMEAMAYGCPSTAAFISIHNMATWMIASFGREDVRRRFLPKLVTMEHFASYCLTEPGAGSDAASLKTRAVREKDHYLVNGSKAFISGAGENEVYVCMVRTGEAGHGGISCLVIEKDTPGVSFGANERKLGWHSQPTAMVSFEDVRVPLENLVGDEGQGFRIAMAGLDGGRLNIGACSLGGAQRCLDEAIAYVKERRQFGQAVAEFQNTQFMLANMATELAASRALLYIAAQKVNDNAPDKTPFAAMAKLKATEAGSAIANDALQLHGGYGYLMDYPVERFLRDLRVHQILEGTSQIMRMIIGRNLVSG from the coding sequence GTGGATTACCGTCTCAGCGAAGAACAGCGCGCCGTCCAGGATCTTGCAGAGCGGTTTACCGCCGATGCGATTACGCCCCATGCCGCGCGCTGGGATGCGGAGCACCTGTTTCCGCGGGACACCATCCGCGAAGCGGCCGCGCTCGGATTCGGCTCGATCTATCTGGAGGAGTCTGTTGGCGGCATCGGCCTGGGCCGCCTCGAAGCCGCGCTGATCATGGAAGCCATGGCCTACGGCTGCCCTTCCACGGCGGCGTTCATATCCATACACAACATGGCCACCTGGATGATCGCCAGTTTCGGCAGAGAAGACGTTCGCAGACGCTTTCTGCCGAAGCTGGTCACCATGGAACACTTCGCGAGTTACTGCCTGACCGAACCAGGCGCGGGATCTGACGCGGCGTCGCTGAAGACCCGGGCGGTGCGCGAGAAAGATCACTACCTGGTCAATGGCAGTAAGGCCTTCATTTCCGGTGCAGGGGAGAACGAAGTCTACGTCTGCATGGTGCGTACGGGTGAAGCGGGTCATGGCGGCATCAGCTGTCTGGTGATCGAAAAGGACACCCCGGGGGTGAGCTTCGGAGCCAACGAGCGCAAGCTCGGCTGGCACTCCCAACCCACCGCCATGGTCAGTTTCGAAGATGTCCGGGTGCCGCTGGAAAACCTGGTCGGCGACGAGGGCCAGGGTTTCAGAATCGCCATGGCCGGGCTCGACGGCGGTCGGCTCAATATCGGCGCCTGCTCCCTGGGCGGCGCCCAGCGCTGCCTCGACGAAGCCATTGCTTATGTCAAGGAACGACGCCAGTTCGGCCAGGCCGTGGCGGAATTCCAGAATACCCAGTTCATGCTGGCCAACATGGCCACGGAACTCGCCGCCTCACGCGCCCTGCTCTACATTGCTGCCCAGAAGGTCAATGACAACGCACCGGATAAAACCCCGTTCGCGGCCATGGCAAAGCTGAAAGCCACGGAAGCCGGTTCAGCCATCGCCAACGATGCACTGCAGCTGCACGGCGGCTACGGCTATCTGATGGACTATCCGGTCGAACGTTTCCTTCGCGACCTGCGGGTGCATCAGATTCTCGAAGGAACCAGTCAGATCATGCGCATGATCATCGGTCGCAATCTGGTCAGCGGCTGA
- a CDS encoding GFA family protein, translating into MMAGKTYSGSCFCGAVKLTVSGEPAGMGYCHCESCRHWSAGPVNGFSLWQPDALKITSGQEHIGSFAKTPASERKWCRLCGGHLYTNHPAMGLVDVYAAILPELEFTPGLHVHCQESVLAIADSLPRMKDLPAEMGGSGETL; encoded by the coding sequence ATGATGGCAGGTAAAACCTACTCGGGGTCCTGTTTCTGTGGTGCTGTGAAACTCACGGTCAGCGGAGAGCCCGCTGGCATGGGCTATTGTCATTGCGAGTCCTGCAGGCACTGGTCTGCCGGACCGGTGAATGGCTTCTCGCTGTGGCAGCCTGACGCACTGAAGATAACCAGCGGGCAGGAACACATCGGCAGCTTTGCAAAAACACCTGCGAGCGAACGCAAATGGTGCAGGCTGTGCGGCGGACATCTCTACACGAATCATCCCGCCATGGGACTGGTGGACGTTTACGCGGCCATTCTGCCTGAGCTGGAATTCACCCCGGGGCTGCACGTCCATTGTCAGGAATCGGTGCTGGCAATCGCCGACAGTCTGCCGAGGATGAAGGATCTGCCCGCCGAGATGGGCGGCAGTGGCGAGACCCTCTGA
- a CDS encoding HAD hydrolase-like protein: protein MAADLFFDLDGTLTDPKIGITRCIQFALEQLGQPAPPMEDLIWCIGPPLIESFRTLVGERCAGTALTRYRERFTETGLYENQVYSGMPQVLDTLRHHGARLHVASSKPLIYVERILNHFELSAYFDTVFGAELDGTRSDKTELLNHALLETGVHPGRAAMIGDRAHDAIGAKNNNMDFIGVLYGYGDEAELRGEGAVHLADSPQSLLNMQPVLKLMSKSDE from the coding sequence ATGGCAGCGGACCTGTTTTTCGATCTCGACGGCACGCTGACCGATCCGAAGATCGGGATCACGCGCTGTATTCAGTTTGCTCTCGAGCAGCTGGGTCAACCGGCACCACCCATGGAAGATCTCATCTGGTGCATTGGCCCGCCATTGATTGAGAGTTTCCGGACTCTTGTGGGAGAGCGTTGCGCGGGTACCGCGCTGACCAGGTATCGGGAACGTTTCACGGAGACTGGTCTGTACGAAAACCAGGTGTATTCCGGGATGCCGCAGGTGCTTGATACTCTGCGCCACCATGGTGCCCGTCTCCATGTCGCTTCCAGCAAACCGCTGATCTATGTTGAGCGCATCCTGAACCACTTCGAACTGAGCGCCTACTTTGATACGGTTTTCGGTGCCGAACTCGATGGTACCCGGTCGGATAAGACCGAGCTGCTCAACCATGCTCTACTCGAAACGGGCGTCCACCCCGGGCGGGCAGCGATGATTGGCGATCGAGCCCATGATGCGATCGGTGCGAAAAACAACAATATGGATTTCATTGGCGTACTTTACGGTTACGGCGACGAGGCGGAACTGCGCGGGGAGGGTGCTGTGCACCTGGCGGACAGCCCGCAGTCTCTGCTGAACATGCAGCCCGTATTGAAGCTGATGAGCAAAAGTGATGAATAA
- a CDS encoding SDR family oxidoreductase gives MSESINLFDLTGKVALITGGSRGLGLAMSHAFAAAGANVVIASRKLDNCIEAATAVQQASGREALGVKYHAGEWADNDTVLAQTLECFGRIDILVNNAGMSPLYKSLAEISESLYDKVLEVNLRGPFRLSALAGEHMAAAGGGSIINVSSVAAVQPSPIELPYGMAKAGLNTMTLGLARAYAPKVRVNCIMPGPFLTDISKAWDLDAFRRNAERNIPLGRGGEPEEVIGAALYFASAASSYTTGAILKIDGGSVYPAA, from the coding sequence ATGAGCGAATCCATAAATCTTTTCGATCTGACCGGCAAGGTCGCGCTGATCACCGGCGGCAGTCGCGGACTCGGGCTGGCGATGTCTCATGCCTTTGCCGCTGCGGGAGCGAACGTAGTGATCGCCAGCCGTAAACTCGATAACTGCATTGAGGCCGCGACCGCGGTGCAACAGGCGAGTGGACGGGAGGCGCTGGGTGTGAAGTATCACGCTGGTGAGTGGGCGGACAACGATACCGTGCTGGCGCAGACTCTCGAGTGTTTTGGTCGGATCGACATACTTGTGAACAACGCCGGCATGTCCCCACTGTACAAATCTCTGGCTGAGATATCAGAAAGTCTTTACGACAAGGTGCTCGAGGTGAATCTGCGCGGGCCTTTCCGCCTCTCAGCCCTGGCCGGCGAGCATATGGCAGCCGCTGGAGGCGGCTCGATCATTAATGTCAGCAGTGTGGCAGCGGTGCAGCCTTCGCCGATCGAACTGCCCTACGGCATGGCCAAGGCGGGTCTCAATACGATGACCCTGGGTCTGGCGCGGGCCTATGCGCCGAAAGTACGGGTCAACTGCATCATGCCGGGGCCCTTCCTCACCGACATCAGCAAAGCCTGGGACCTGGATGCTTTCAGGCGCAATGCGGAACGCAACATTCCACTCGGCAGGGGAGGAGAGCCGGAAGAGGTTATCGGCGCAGCATTGTATTTCGCATCCGCTGCGTCGAGTTACACGACCGGTGCGATTCTGAAGATCGATGGCGGCTCCGTGTACCCGGCTGCCTGA
- a CDS encoding enoyl-CoA hydratase translates to MSDSIQPGEAEGTPPPVRYSKPHPRIARIVLNRPERANAQNYQLLYDLNDAFDRACADDEVRVIVLAAAGKHFSSGHDLSGDRTFSLQDAAVGPGGGFDLPGMEGYWAREEEVYFGLCWRWRNLPKITIAEVQGKVIAGGLMLVWPCDLVVASEDATFQDPVVAFGANGVEYFGHPWEFGPRKAKELLFTGRALTARAARELGMVNRVVARELLTAETMALAEEIAQQPMMGLKTAKESVNQAQDAQGFYSALRSAMSLQELAHAQNFIVHKSPVHPDGMGIVRELAKKSPLNE, encoded by the coding sequence ATGAGCGACAGTATCCAGCCGGGAGAAGCCGAGGGAACTCCACCCCCGGTGCGCTACAGCAAACCGCATCCACGCATCGCGCGCATCGTGTTGAACCGACCCGAGCGTGCCAATGCGCAGAACTATCAGCTCCTCTACGATCTCAATGATGCCTTCGACCGGGCCTGTGCCGACGACGAGGTGCGGGTCATCGTGCTCGCGGCCGCCGGGAAACACTTCTCCTCCGGACACGACCTCAGCGGTGATCGCACCTTTTCCCTGCAGGACGCTGCTGTAGGCCCGGGCGGCGGGTTTGATCTGCCGGGCATGGAAGGTTACTGGGCGCGGGAAGAGGAGGTGTACTTCGGACTGTGCTGGCGCTGGCGCAACCTGCCCAAGATCACCATTGCCGAAGTGCAGGGCAAGGTCATTGCAGGCGGGCTGATGCTGGTCTGGCCCTGCGATCTTGTGGTCGCCAGCGAAGATGCCACGTTCCAGGATCCGGTGGTGGCATTCGGGGCCAACGGGGTCGAATACTTCGGTCATCCCTGGGAGTTCGGACCGCGCAAAGCCAAGGAACTGCTCTTCACAGGTCGCGCACTGACCGCGCGGGCGGCCAGAGAACTCGGTATGGTGAACCGGGTTGTTGCGCGCGAACTGCTGACAGCCGAAACCATGGCCCTGGCGGAAGAAATCGCCCAGCAGCCCATGATGGGATTGAAGACAGCCAAGGAGTCCGTGAATCAGGCCCAGGATGCGCAGGGTTTCTACAGTGCGCTGCGCAGTGCCATGTCACTGCAGGAACTGGCACATGCCCAGAACTTCATCGTGCACAAGTCTCCCGTGCATCCGGATGGTATGGGTATCGTCCGGGAGCTTGCAAAGAAATCACCATTGAATGAATAG
- a CDS encoding HDOD domain-containing protein translates to MGNSLEKFEKPLSAGSLKRLLSAHPFFEDWGDDRWQRIAPHCRLLELPASAELLAEGDLSPYAHFLLDGAVCLKPSQGAQRRLGAGDLDSRFPFARLRPSRYQVTAEPGARVLKIESSRMQRHAGKVQPARFLTNGRTTGGSWRAHPLVRDVLRRLETGTLDIPPLPAIALKIRKALSREDFEMAEVAAIVGADPAIAGRLIQVANSAIFRAQSHCETVQAALVRLGVERTQNIVLSLATGMLFRATESGLRRHLVERWRHAIDVAALCAVLAKITPGLNSDKGMLVGLLHEVGSVPVLHAAREYAEFAQNPGILMEIVEGLTPEVSPRVLAHWQFADVFSAAAAQQDNWFYEHEGPADYSDLLIVAHLHALIRQREFRKLPRLDETPAFGKLALGALSPSLSLQVLDEAHEQIQELKSLLN, encoded by the coding sequence ATGGGAAATTCCCTCGAAAAGTTTGAAAAACCCCTGTCGGCGGGCTCTCTGAAGCGCCTGCTCAGCGCACATCCCTTCTTCGAGGACTGGGGTGACGACCGCTGGCAGCGGATCGCCCCCCATTGCCGGCTGCTCGAACTCCCGGCCAGTGCCGAGCTGCTCGCCGAGGGCGATCTGAGCCCGTATGCCCATTTTCTTCTGGACGGAGCGGTCTGTCTGAAACCTTCCCAGGGTGCGCAACGGCGACTCGGGGCAGGGGATCTGGACAGTCGCTTCCCCTTTGCCCGGCTGCGCCCGAGCCGTTATCAGGTCACCGCTGAACCCGGGGCACGGGTGCTGAAAATCGAGTCTTCCCGGATGCAGCGGCACGCAGGAAAAGTGCAACCTGCTCGCTTCCTCACGAACGGCAGGACCACCGGCGGCAGCTGGCGTGCGCATCCGCTGGTGAGGGACGTACTGCGGCGTCTGGAGACAGGGACACTGGATATTCCCCCACTACCTGCAATCGCACTGAAAATCCGCAAGGCGCTGAGTCGAGAGGATTTCGAAATGGCGGAGGTTGCTGCCATTGTAGGTGCGGATCCGGCCATTGCCGGTCGGCTGATCCAGGTCGCCAACAGTGCCATCTTCCGCGCCCAGAGCCACTGTGAAACCGTGCAGGCCGCCCTGGTTCGACTGGGTGTAGAACGTACCCAGAACATCGTGCTGTCCCTCGCCACGGGTATGCTGTTCCGGGCCACCGAGTCCGGGCTGCGCCGGCACCTGGTGGAGCGCTGGCGCCATGCCATCGATGTGGCCGCACTGTGTGCAGTACTTGCCAAAATCACTCCCGGGCTGAACAGCGACAAAGGCATGCTGGTGGGACTGCTCCATGAAGTCGGCAGTGTCCCCGTGCTCCATGCAGCCCGGGAATATGCAGAGTTCGCGCAGAATCCGGGCATCCTGATGGAAATCGTCGAGGGTCTGACACCGGAGGTCAGTCCCAGGGTGCTCGCTCACTGGCAGTTTGCGGACGTCTTTTCCGCGGCAGCCGCCCAGCAGGACAACTGGTTCTATGAGCATGAAGGTCCCGCCGACTACAGCGATCTGCTGATTGTCGCCCATCTGCATGCTCTGATCCGTCAACGGGAGTTCCGCAAGCTGCCCAGGCTCGACGAGACCCCGGCGTTCGGTAAGCTGGCCCTCGGAGCACTTTCTCCGAGCCTCAGTCTGCAGGTGCTCGATGAAGCCCACGAACAGATACAGGAGCTGAAGTCTCTGCTGAACTGA
- a CDS encoding aldo/keto reductase has translation MTALTAPAADRPANDFSGSRVERYSVLGRTGLKMADISFGTSRLRNGEEALVQHALDKGVNYFDTADSYTRGQSETVLGRALAGHRDEVILATKTHVGAAMRPDAIMAALDASLRRLNTDHVDIYFNHAVNDTGRLDNPHWFEFVEKARAQGKIRFTGMSGHAGRLLDCLEHAIAGDLVDVMLVAYNFGQDPAFYESLTRSFDRIAVHPGLPGVLARAKAKNIGVVAMKTLMGARLNDMRAYESSGATFSQAAFRWTLANPDVDGLVISMTSTADIDEFLGASGGTAVSRVDLDLLRGYARLNGTSYCRQACNDCAGACPYGVPIADVLRTRMYAVDYRDREFAQDEYAALEARADACLSCSGEPCRSACTHGLDISAFCAATHRMLA, from the coding sequence ATGACTGCCCTGACTGCTCCGGCCGCTGACAGGCCAGCCAACGACTTCAGTGGCAGTCGCGTCGAGCGCTACAGCGTGCTCGGTCGCACGGGACTGAAGATGGCAGACATCTCCTTCGGCACCAGCAGATTGCGAAACGGCGAAGAGGCCCTCGTGCAGCATGCACTGGACAAGGGTGTAAACTATTTCGACACCGCCGATTCCTATACCCGTGGCCAGTCCGAGACGGTGCTCGGCCGGGCTCTCGCCGGACATCGCGATGAGGTAATCCTGGCGACGAAAACTCATGTCGGTGCGGCTATGCGCCCGGATGCGATCATGGCTGCCCTGGACGCGAGCCTGCGCCGTCTCAACACCGACCATGTCGACATCTACTTCAATCACGCAGTGAACGACACCGGACGGCTCGACAACCCGCACTGGTTCGAATTTGTCGAGAAGGCCAGAGCCCAGGGCAAGATCCGCTTCACCGGGATGTCGGGACATGCGGGGCGCCTGCTCGACTGCCTGGAACATGCCATCGCCGGTGATCTGGTTGACGTCATGCTGGTCGCATACAACTTCGGTCAGGATCCGGCCTTCTACGAGTCCCTCACCCGCTCTTTCGACCGGATCGCCGTGCACCCGGGACTTCCGGGCGTGCTCGCCAGGGCGAAGGCGAAGAACATCGGTGTGGTGGCGATGAAGACGCTGATGGGCGCACGGCTCAACGATATGCGTGCCTACGAGTCTTCGGGCGCGACCTTTTCCCAGGCCGCCTTCCGCTGGACGCTGGCAAATCCCGATGTGGACGGTCTTGTCATCTCCATGACAAGCACCGCAGACATCGACGAATTTCTCGGAGCATCCGGTGGCACAGCCGTTAGCCGGGTCGATCTCGACCTGCTTCGCGGCTACGCCCGACTCAACGGCACCAGCTACTGCCGGCAGGCGTGCAACGACTGCGCAGGTGCCTGTCCTTATGGTGTCCCCATAGCGGACGTTCTGCGGACCCGGATGTACGCGGTCGACTATCGGGACCGGGAGTTTGCACAGGATGAATATGCCGCGCTCGAGGCGCGGGCCGATGCCTGCCTGAGCTGTTCCGGCGAGCCCTGCCGGAGCGCCTGTACCCATGGATTGGATATCAGCGCTTTCTGCGCAGCCACTCACAGGATGCTTGCCTGA